A segment of the Zalophus californianus isolate mZalCal1 chromosome 3, mZalCal1.pri.v2, whole genome shotgun sequence genome:
GccgtgagagggagagagacagaggaggagaagggaagaagggcagaaggacagagtgggcagacagagggagggagagacggagagaggcagagcaggcagggaggtggagaaagcagggagagaggggatgGAACAGGGGAGACCTGCAGGGcaggagaaatggagagagaaagtgggacAAACtcagagacagtgggagagacaAGAGATGAGGGGAGAGGcacggggaggggagagagagggaaaggaaggaaagacagatgGGGGGAGAAATAACAGGCCAAGGAACagcaagagataaagaaggacagaTGGGCAGGAGGGAGTGAGAGACCAGGGCACAGCAGACACCCAGAATATGCTGGAGATCCCAAAGAGCAGCACGGGAGGCGACGAACAGGTGAGACAGGAGCCGGGaccgggagagggagagaaggcgggggggggggtggggggggtggggggggtggagcttgaactcaggtGAGCCCTTCTTGGGGGCGGGGGTGATGGAGGAGCCAGAcgcggggaggcagggagagaaaaggggcGAGGGGGACACAGCAGGCAGAAGAGCAGAGAGCGGGAGCACGCGGGTGGAGGGATGCGCACAGCCAGCCAGAGCATCAGGCCGGGCTTGCGGGGTCTGGAAGGGGGGCGGCTGGAGGTCGGAGGCCGAGGCTCCAGGTCGGGCTGGAGGGCCCGCCTCACAAGACCAGAGCCCCCAGGAGGGGCTGGTGgtcggcgggggcggggcgcggcggtGGGGACGCCCAgctcccccgcccccggctcgCGCGCCGCTctctccccgccctgcccccctCACCTGCGGAAGTCCAGCAGCGGCCGGGTGGACGCCGGAGTGCCCTCTGCCGGCCAGCTGAGGAAGTGGAACTGCGTGAGCGTGCGCGTCTCCTGGGTCTGCACGTTCTTCAGGTAGAAGCTGCGCACCAGGAAGTCCTCGCACCAGATGTGCTCCGACACGAGGTTCACCTGCCGAGGAGCGGGCCCAGGCCTGAGCACGGCAGCGCCTCTCCAgatcctcccagcctcccaggccGGCTCAAACTCTACATCCTCCCGGAAGCTTACCCAACCGCCCGCTCCTACTGCCCCAGCTGTCCCCAAGACCCCTAGTTGTTTGTGTCACTTATGGGCTGCTCAGGACAACGGGTGGCTTTTCCGCCCAGACACAGCTACTGTGGGCTTCTTGAGGTCAGACTTCCTCCTTCCTCACAGAGTCTAGCAAAGTGTCTGTGCTACACACACCAAAAACTTTGATgagattttataatatttgtattcgtttcttttcctttaaccATGAGCaacaccaatttaaaaaaaaagcttttaaaaaaaagactgccgaaacaaaaaggagaggaaaaaaagagaaaaaacgaaaaaacaaaaaaacccaaaataaagaaaaaaatataaaaataaacagaaaaaagaaaaaaattaaattaaattaaaaaataaataaaataaaaaaggaaaaaacaaaaaaaaggaaaaaaaaaaaaaagaccgctGAGTGCTCATCGGATGATGAAAAACTATCCAGTGCCCCCCCAGTAATGAGAAGCTTCCATTTTCTCTTAGTGTCTCCTGCTTTACAGGGGGGGTCACCTTCCATGTGTCAGGAATCTGTTCCTCTTTCCTCGGCTTTGCCTCTCCCCAGTCCCCCGCCCCCCTCGTCTTCTCTCCTAATGAAAAAGTTTGTTTCTATTCTATACGTGACTGATGGTTATTTCTTTCTTGGCTTTGGAAACTCAGAGCTAAGTGAGGCTAGATTAACGTAGGTCTTAAATGTTGGTCTTTGGTTTTACTTCTCTTCCCCGTCTCATATACTCTCAGCTTCCAGCTTCTGACCTCAGTTTTggtggttttatagttttatttctgtaCCTTTCATCATAGGTCCCTACAAATGCTTTCTGGCCCTGGCTGGACACACACATGTAAATGTatagtacgtgtgtgtgtgtgtgtgtgtgtgtgtgtgtgtgtgcatatgcattcATACATGTATGAATGGTTCACCGTCCAGTCTCCATTCCCATCGTCCCCCGGCCATGGGGTCTTGCTGACCTCATATACGTGGTAGAGGGAGGACCCCTCATCTGGCCAATAGCGGTCACACTGCTTGACACCATCCTCCACCAGTGGGGTCAGCATGACGATGACGGTACAGCCACTCTCCCACACCATCTAGGGACAGAGACGCCATTCTAACCTCTCCGGCTGCCCTCAAAGACCACTGGTCCCTGGAGAAGCCCTCCTTCCAAGAACTCACCTGCCAGAAGTCTGCAATGGTATGGGACAGCGGGCCCTGTGTGGCTATGTAGGCTGGCATCCGAGGGTCGTGCTCAATCTGGGGCAGGGAAGACACATCATGAGTCAGAGTGGGAAATGCTACAGTGGAGAGGCTTGGTCGGAGGGAGCAGGCTGGGAGAGCTTGAGAAACCCCCACTTCCACACCAGGATATCAGGCCCCATAATTCCAGGGCGTCAGGTGGAGCAGATGGTGACCAGAAGGAAATGGAGTTTATGCAGGCAGGATAAAAATGGGGCGGAGGAGGGGGCTGGAGCCAGGGCCACTTACAATGGGGCTGGCATTGATGTAATCACTCCGAGAAGGGCTGCTCTCCACCTTCAGCTTGATGCGAGCGTGATCATCTGCACAGACCCCACATCCCACCTCAGATGCCCCTCCAGTTATTGGGGTCCTGGTACCTCTGCCACTTggcctgagccaggagcccagcccTTCCCCCCAAGCCATCCAGGGCTCCCAGCAGAGAGAGGGCTGGGCCAGGTTGACCAGCAGGACTCACTCACAGGGCAGGAAGTCGGGGTGGCGGTTCTTTTTGACGTTGCCCTCCCCCTGGGCTGTGGCACAGGTGTTGGGCTCTGCCTGGTAGGCACACAGGGCCTGCCACTCCTTGGCCAGGCGGCCCCGGTTCCGCAGGTGGTCCTCCATGTACGCCTGCAGTGACACCACAGCCTGGCTCTGGCCCACGCCACCGGCCCTGCCTCTTCTAGCATCCTAGAAGCTAGAAGCATCCCTTCACCCCCTCTGGGCCCCGGCCCTGTCCTGACCAGGATCATGTGTCCTGTGGAGATGTCCATGTTGGCCTGGGCGGGCTCCTCGCACCAGGACGGTGTGCTGCTGTGGGAGCTGGGGCTGGCCTGGGCCGCGTCACTAAACTGGGAGGACACGCTGCTCACGCGAGAAGGCTCCGGCGGACCCTCCGCCCGGTTGAACAGGGACTTTGTGGCCATGTGCTGGCGGCACAGGTCCTGCAGGAGAAAGATCAGGCAGGGCTCCAGGGCCCCTAAAGCCCTTTCAACATTGTCCTGGGCTCCATTCTAGGCTCATCCCTGATGGATTCTGTATGAAACCCCTCTCCTCTGGGGGAGGCTCCGCTGCCCTGGTCCTCATTCTTTTCAAGGCTATTCTGTTTGGGTGGTGCCTCTGACAACCTCAGAGATGAGAGTGGAGTCCCAGAAATGTGGCCCTGGAAAGAACCTTAGGAAGCATCTGTTCCCAATTCCCGTCCATTCAAAATGTCCCCGCAACACCCCTGCTTGGGTTTCTGTAGGCCCAGCCCGGGTATTCCCAGGCATGGGTGCTCACTCCCCATCCaacaccccaccctcaccctatGTGAGACCCAGACTCCCAAGCCCCTTCCATTCCCTCTCGTCTACAAGCTTTCGGGGCCACACACCTGGTACTCAAAGGTAGTGTCACCATGGGCCCCCTCAGGCCCCAGGGCTGCCAGGCGCTCCTTGTCCCGCTGCCGTGCATGCTGCCGCACACACAAAGCCACTGCCAGAGCCACCAGCAGCCCGGCCACGCCTGCCAGGGCCACCAGAGTGAGCAGCACTGAGCGCATGGGAGAGGTGCTGCGGGCTGGTCGGGGAAGGACTgcagctgcctcctccctctgtggGAACAAGGCTAGAATCAAGGGGGGCAGTGGCAGTGGAGATTTAGGAGCTGTTCCTCAACCCCCGTCCCCCCCCCATGCCACGCTCCCTGCTAGGGTATCTCCGAGGGCAAAGCTGGGAGGGCAAGGGTATGGTGGCACAGGCAGAAGGGCTCAGAAAGACCCAAGATCCTCCTTCTCCATCCCCATCGGACCAACTCAACCACACCGCACTGCCTGAAACTTAGTGGATGACCCTCACTAGGAGTTTTGcgtttaaaaaatgaatgtagagGAGTTTGGAGAGTCGCAAGGAATTGAATAGTAGAATGTGAGGCATCAGTGTTGGATGcagaatagaaatatattttgagtttaaTGTCCTTACTGCATAGGGTTTTCCCTTGGAACTTAGAACTTTGCGGCCGAAGGCTATGGACACCTCAGGTGGTTCTTCCAAGCAGGAGGCCTTCCTATGGAAGACTGGTCCTGCccttgaggaggaggaggggggagagggagggagggagggagggagggagggagggagggagggagggagggagggagggagggaaaggaaggaggaggagcagccaCTGGGGCCATCTGCTGGCCAGAAAGTGAACTGCAAGGGGAGGGCTGCTTTGGCAAAGCCTGCGGGCCAGCCAGGTAGGTACATGAAGTTTCAGCTCTGGTTTTCCTGCCAAGTTTGCCCCCATCTCTTGTGGATAATGTCAGCCCTCTGGGGTTTCAGCTGATTCTTCGGTTAGCTCATACCTGTCCCACTCCTGTCTGCAAGATCTGGAGCCCTGTCTGTGCTTCCAGTTCCGACTTCACCAGCCCTGCAGGGAAGCTGTGGGTCAGACTCTCTCCAGCTCCATGTGGGCTCCACTCCACGTCATGCTATGCTTGGTGGCAGGCAGGGCCCGTGTGTGTTGGGAATATTTCAAGGGGGGCATCAGCCACAGGCCTGGGTATGTCCTACtaaggctggggctgggaccaGGAAGTATTTACCAGCTTGCTGGGTCACATCAGCCAAAGACAGGTTCTGTTCATTGTGTCGGATGCGGAAGGTGAGGGCCGGTCCCACCACACTGCCAAACAGGAGCTACATTACTGCCTCACCCACCACAGACCCCAGACTGTAACAGAGAGGCCAGCTCTGGTCCTCTCCCCACGAGAGGATAAGCTGGGGCTGATCAGACATGCCTTACAGGGATGTTTGAGGGAAATGCTGGATGAGGCCAgcatccagtgtgtgtgtgtgtgtgtgtgtgtgtgtgtgtgtgtggtggggggcacCTTCAATGCAGCTGGGAGCATCTCTGACCCCACCTTGGCCACTTACCCAAGACTttgtcttcccttccttccctgagcccctccagccacctctcccctccagctACCTTCTAGATCCTGGCTGCCCCAGCTAGATACCAGCCCCACCTGATGTTGATGAAGCTGCCAGAGGACACATGCACATGCTCAGCTAGGATCTCCAGCAGCTTGACTCCTGCCGCCAGACTCAGGGGCCTGAAggtggagagcagggagaggaaggaaagtggGGATCCTCTTGGCCACTTTCTTGAAACAAACTACCTCCTGGGGTACAGAGGAGCCCACCTCTGTCCACTTCACATCTGGatttctgctctctgcttcttGCCAGGCAGGCCAACCCACGcaacaccccctccccagggggGGCCGATGGAGGGGACTGGAAGGCTTGCCCCGGCTGAAGCCCTTACTTCTGGTCAGTGACAATGTAGCCATACTCCTCTGCTGATGGCTGAGCTGCCGGCCGCCTCACCACCGGGGGCTGGCTCTGGCCCGGTGGACTTTTCTTCTCCAGCAGGACAGGTGTGACAAGGTGGCTTGCAGCTCTGGGGGGCTCGGAGGATCCAGAGCTCAGCACCTGCTGGGCTTTTTTGGAAGTGGGACTGGCAGTGGGGTATCCAggcagggagggtgtggggggtggaGGCTCCGCCGTGCTTCCACGCTGCACCTGCTCCTCGGTTGTCTGTTTGGAAGAGAGGATAGAGGTGTGGTCTCCAGATGAtagaggggatgggggttgggggtccACATCTTAGGGACTCTGAGGTCCCTAAAGAGGACCTTGGGACTTGTTTCTTTCTACACcccccccagggcccagggaagcATTGGGCACAGAGAGGTCACCCAGAAAAGTGAGTcaggtggatgaatgaatgaatgaataaaggattGAATGAATGCAACATGATCAGTAATGATCCACAAGATGGAACTGGAGTGAGGAGAACCTCTGGAGTGAGGGAAGGTGGTGTTAGGAGACATGAACAGGCAGGTAATGGTTTTTAGACTTCTGTTTAGCCACAAAATCTCAGAAGTCAAACGCGTGAGAAAGATAGAGCTCTTCAGGCTCCAGGGGGGCCAGGAGCCTGCATGTGACTCCCCTCTTCACCTAGGGATACTCAGAGCAGGGTCTGAAACGACTGCAGTGAAAAAAGTAGCAAATTGAGAACTCCAGCTTCTAGACCCAGCTCTGCCATCAAGTTGAGGTGAGATCTTAAGGCAAGGATTTGCAGGCTCTGGGCCCTGGCTCCCCCACAAATGAGGAGGGTTGGAAGATATAGATCTGGGTCCCAATGCTGAGGTTTAGATTTTGACAAGGGGGTTTGCTGCTAGGGGCACTATGGGTCAGGGAGGTGCCACAAACTCACTTTCTTGATGTCAGTTCCAACATTTACAACCCCTCCTGTAGAGACAGGAAAAACAAGACTCTGGGCAAAGGGCCAAGGTGAAGGTCCATACAACACAGGTAGGAGAAAGGGCCAGCGACCCTGAGCCTGTTGCATCTGCTGTGGCCTCTTTTTCCTCAGTCAGTGACCCAGCCCTGCCTTTGGTCTCATCCTAAGCATGGTCTCATGCCTGTTTGCTTCTACCTCATAATTGTTTTATCAGCTCCTTCCAGAGTTATTGGCCACACGTCTCAAAACTATTCTTTGTCCAGTCCTCCCCTTACCCATCAATTACTGGCTTCACTTGGCATTGGCCACTTCCTTCCTTAGAGGCTGTTATCATCCACCCACGTTCCTTGGTGCCTCCTGATCCCGGCTCATACCCCCTGTTGGCTTATTCTTCCATTACTCCCCGCCCCTCCAGTTCTTTTCCGCTCTAACTCAGCTCACCACCCCACTCCCTTGCTTCCTGCCCCTGGCAGGCAATGACCCTGTGCTCGTGTCTCAAAAGAGCTCCCTTCTCTGCCCCCTGACCTTCCCCTCTAGGCTGCTCCATGTGGGCTTGAGAGTTGGGGCAAGGGCCCATCATGTTGCTGGTGGTTGCTGGTCTCTCTGTCTGGACACTCACCCAGATTTCGTCCTGCGCCCTtgggcagcagctgcagcagggTTGAGAGGGTGGAGAGCTGCTCAGGGGTCAGCTGACGCAGCTCCACCCCATAGCCCGCAAGCACAGCTGCCAGTTTCTGGAGAGTCACGTCTGCTgggagccagacacagagctTATGGCGAGATGGTGGCGGCGAGATGAACTTGTGGGAGgcatttgggggtgggagggtacTAGCACACTTAAAAGCTTCTTCTCAAACCCAAGGACACTGATGCCCTCCACCTTCCAGCCCTTGCCCACACTTTGGGGGAATGGCCTTCTTAGGGCCAAGACCAAACTTCAGGCCCAccatggacatcttgactctccAGCTGCAGAAGAGTTATGTTATCTCCACCCCTCAGGGTGTCCCCACTGCCTACCTAGTGCCTGGCATAGATCGGGTTGTCAGTAGACATTAGTTAAACATATGAATGACTTTAAGGACGAATTAACAAATGCATGGGTCATTAGGAAGGAGCCCGCGGATGCAGCCCCCACAGGAAG
Coding sequences within it:
- the PTPRN gene encoding receptor-type tyrosine-protein phosphatase-like N isoform X2; the encoded protein is MRRPRRPGGPGGSGGLRVLLCLLLLSSRPGGCSAISAHGCLFDRRLCSHLEVCIQDGLFGQCQVGVGQARPLLQVTSPVLQRLQSVLRQLMSQGLSWHDDLTQYVISQEMERIPRLHPPEPRPRDRSGLVPRRPGPAGELLLQGIPTGSTPAAQHRLPQPPVGGGGAGVGSPLSPLQAELLPPLLEHLLLPPQAPHPALSYEPALLQPYLFHQFGSRDGSRGSESSPGMISVGPLPKAEPSTLFSRTASKGMFGAPSDHSYGDPPGPSPGQLFQESGLLYLAQELPAPSRARAPRLPEQGDSSRAQDSSEGYEEEGLEGRREKPPSPAELPDVTLQKLAAVLAGYGVELRQLTPEQLSTLSTLLQLLPKGAGRNLGGVVNVGTDIKKTTEEQVQRGSTAEPPPPTPSLPGYPTASPTSKKAQQVLSSGSSEPPRAASHLVTPVLLEKKSPPGQSQPPVVRRPAAQPSAEEYGYIVTDQKPLSLAAGVKLLEILAEHVHVSSGSFINISVVGPALTFRIRHNEQNLSLADVTQQAGLVKSELEAQTGLQILQTGVGQREEAAAVLPRPARSTSPMRSVLLTLVALAGVAGLLVALAVALCVRQHARQRDKERLAALGPEGAHGDTTFEYQDLCRQHMATKSLFNRAEGPPEPSRVSSVSSQFSDAAQASPSSHSSTPSWCEEPAQANMDISTGHMILAYMEDHLRNRGRLAKEWQALCAYQAEPNTCATAQGEGNVKKNRHPDFLPYDHARIKLKVESSPSRSDYINASPIIEHDPRMPAYIATQGPLSHTIADFWQMVWESGCTVIVMLTPLVEDGVKQCDRYWPDEGSSLYHVYEVNLVSEHIWCEDFLVRSFYLKNVQTQETRTLTQFHFLSWPAEGTPASTRPLLDFRRKVNKCYRGRSCPIIVHCSDGAGRTGTYILIDMVLNRMAKGVKEIDIAATLEHVRDQRPGLVRSKDQFEFALTAVAEEVNAILKALPQ
- the PTPRN gene encoding receptor-type tyrosine-protein phosphatase-like N isoform X4 — protein: MRRPRRPGGPGGSGGLRVLLCLLLLSSRPGGCSAISAHGLSWHDDLTQYVISQEMERIPRLHPPEPRPRDRSGLVPRRPGPAGELLLQGIPTGSTPAAQHRLPQPPVGGGGAGVGSPLSPLQAELLPPLLEHLLLPPQAPHPALSYEPALLQPYLFHQFGSRDGSRGSESSPGMISVGPLPKAEPSTLFSRTASKGMFGAPSDHSYGDPPGPSPGQLFQESGLLYLAQELPAPSRARAPRLPEQGDSSRAQDSSEGYEEEGLEGRREKPPSPAELPADVTLQKLAAVLAGYGVELRQLTPEQLSTLSTLLQLLPKGAGRNLGGVVNVGTDIKKTTEEQVQRGSTAEPPPPTPSLPGYPTASPTSKKAQQVLSSGSSEPPRAASHLVTPVLLEKKSPPGQSQPPVVRRPAAQPSAEEYGYIVTDQKPLSLAAGVKLLEILAEHVHVSSGSFINISVVGPALTFRIRHNEQNLSLADVTQQAGLVKSELEAQTGLQILQTGVGQREEAAAVLPRPARSTSPMRSVLLTLVALAGVAGLLVALAVALCVRQHARQRDKERLAALGPEGAHGDTTFEYQDLCRQHMATKSLFNRAEGPPEPSRVSSVSSQFSDAAQASPSSHSSTPSWCEEPAQANMDISTGHMILAYMEDHLRNRGRLAKEWQALCAYQAEPNTCATAQGEGNVKKNRHPDFLPYDHARIKLKVESSPSRSDYINASPIIEHDPRMPAYIATQGPLSHTIADFWQMVWESGCTVIVMLTPLVEDGVKQCDRYWPDEGSSLYHVYEVNLVSEHIWCEDFLVRSFYLKNVQTQETRTLTQFHFLSWPAEGTPASTRPLLDFRRKVNKCYRGRSCPIIVHCSDGAGRTGTYILIDMVLNRMAKGVKEIDIAATLEHVRDQRPGLVRSKDQFEFALTAVAEEVNAILKALPQ
- the PTPRN gene encoding receptor-type tyrosine-protein phosphatase-like N isoform X3, translated to MRRPRRPGGPGGSGGLRVLLCLLLLSSRPGGCSAISAHDGLFGQCQVGVGQARPLLQVTSPVLQRLQSVLRQLMSQGLSWHDDLTQYVISQEMERIPRLHPPEPRPRDRSGLVPRRPGPAGELLLQGIPTGSTPAAQHRLPQPPVGGGGAGVGSPLSPLQAELLPPLLEHLLLPPQAPHPALSYEPALLQPYLFHQFGSRDGSRGSESSPGMISVGPLPKAEPSTLFSRTASKGMFGAPSDHSYGDPPGPSPGQLFQESGLLYLAQELPAPSRARAPRLPEQGDSSRAQDSSEGYEEEGLEGRREKPPSPAELPADVTLQKLAAVLAGYGVELRQLTPEQLSTLSTLLQLLPKGAGRNLGGVVNVGTDIKKTTEEQVQRGSTAEPPPPTPSLPGYPTASPTSKKAQQVLSSGSSEPPRAASHLVTPVLLEKKSPPGQSQPPVVRRPAAQPSAEEYGYIVTDQKPLSLAAGVKLLEILAEHVHVSSGSFINISVVGPALTFRIRHNEQNLSLADVTQQAGLVKSELEAQTGLQILQTGVGQREEAAAVLPRPARSTSPMRSVLLTLVALAGVAGLLVALAVALCVRQHARQRDKERLAALGPEGAHGDTTFEYQDLCRQHMATKSLFNRAEGPPEPSRVSSVSSQFSDAAQASPSSHSSTPSWCEEPAQANMDISTGHMILAYMEDHLRNRGRLAKEWQALCAYQAEPNTCATAQGEGNVKKNRHPDFLPYDHARIKLKVESSPSRSDYINASPIIEHDPRMPAYIATQGPLSHTIADFWQMVWESGCTVIVMLTPLVEDGVKQCDRYWPDEGSSLYHVYEVNLVSEHIWCEDFLVRSFYLKNVQTQETRTLTQFHFLSWPAEGTPASTRPLLDFRRKVNKCYRGRSCPIIVHCSDGAGRTGTYILIDMVLNRMAKGVKEIDIAATLEHVRDQRPGLVRSKDQFEFALTAVAEEVNAILKALPQ
- the PTPRN gene encoding receptor-type tyrosine-protein phosphatase-like N isoform X1, translating into MRRPRRPGGPGGSGGLRVLLCLLLLSSRPGGCSAISAHGCLFDRRLCSHLEVCIQDGLFGQCQVGVGQARPLLQVTSPVLQRLQSVLRQLMSQGLSWHDDLTQYVISQEMERIPRLHPPEPRPRDRSGLVPRRPGPAGELLLQGIPTGSTPAAQHRLPQPPVGGGGAGVGSPLSPLQAELLPPLLEHLLLPPQAPHPALSYEPALLQPYLFHQFGSRDGSRGSESSPGMISVGPLPKAEPSTLFSRTASKGMFGAPSDHSYGDPPGPSPGQLFQESGLLYLAQELPAPSRARAPRLPEQGDSSRAQDSSEGYEEEGLEGRREKPPSPAELPADVTLQKLAAVLAGYGVELRQLTPEQLSTLSTLLQLLPKGAGRNLGGVVNVGTDIKKTTEEQVQRGSTAEPPPPTPSLPGYPTASPTSKKAQQVLSSGSSEPPRAASHLVTPVLLEKKSPPGQSQPPVVRRPAAQPSAEEYGYIVTDQKPLSLAAGVKLLEILAEHVHVSSGSFINISVVGPALTFRIRHNEQNLSLADVTQQAGLVKSELEAQTGLQILQTGVGQREEAAAVLPRPARSTSPMRSVLLTLVALAGVAGLLVALAVALCVRQHARQRDKERLAALGPEGAHGDTTFEYQDLCRQHMATKSLFNRAEGPPEPSRVSSVSSQFSDAAQASPSSHSSTPSWCEEPAQANMDISTGHMILAYMEDHLRNRGRLAKEWQALCAYQAEPNTCATAQGEGNVKKNRHPDFLPYDHARIKLKVESSPSRSDYINASPIIEHDPRMPAYIATQGPLSHTIADFWQMVWESGCTVIVMLTPLVEDGVKQCDRYWPDEGSSLYHVYEVNLVSEHIWCEDFLVRSFYLKNVQTQETRTLTQFHFLSWPAEGTPASTRPLLDFRRKVNKCYRGRSCPIIVHCSDGAGRTGTYILIDMVLNRMAKGVKEIDIAATLEHVRDQRPGLVRSKDQFEFALTAVAEEVNAILKALPQ